The stretch of DNA GTTGAAGACGGTGGACAGCACCAGGCCCCGCTGGTAGTCCTTCAGCTGGCGGCACTTGGCGGACGTGGCGCTGTCCAAGGTGCTGCGGGCGCGCGGCGCGccgggggctgggccgggggcggCCGCCGCGGGGCCGGGGGCCGCGGCGGGCGCGCGCGGGGGCAGGCAGTAGTGGGAGTACTTGCGCTCCACTAGGGACACGGTGTCGCCGTCGATCACCGCGCCCGCGAAGGCGCTGAGGACGCCGAGCATAAAGACGAGGACGCCGAGCAGGAGCAGGTTCTGGCTGTTCACCGGCCCCGGGGGCCCGGCTGCGGCCCCCGGCTCTCCCGGCGCAGCCTCTGGAGAGTCTCCCGGGGCTGCGGAGACCCGGAGCCCGGGGCCCGACCCCGGCCCCGCAAGGGGCGCTTCCCGGGGCCCGCAGCAGAGCAGGGCGGCGCCGAGCAGCGAGAGGCCGGCGGCCAACAGCAGCCCTGAGTAGAAGGCACCGGCGGCCGCCCCCAGCCGGAACGGCTCCCCGCGGAGCTCCGAGCCCAGCGAGAAGCACTTGAGGCCGACGGCGGCGGCGCTGAGCGCGCAGGCgagcaggaggcaggaagagagcgCGGCGCAGGCCCCGCGGACGCTCCACTTCACCCTCCGCGCCCGAGCCGGCCCGCACCCCGcgcgcccgccgccgcccgccgccgcccccgccgcctgCGCCTCCTCCCGGCGCCGCGCGGCCGGACCGCCggcctcctcctcatcctcccgCGTCCTCCCgggcccgcgccgccgccgccgccgccgccggagcCCGCATCCTCCGcctcctgccgccgccgccgcggccccGCTCCGGGAACCGATGCGGCGCGGAGGAGCGCAGGGCgcgcgccccctccccagcccgcgGCGCCCCTCCCAGGACGCGCGGCTCCGGGCACCCCGCCCGCGCCCGGCGCGCCCGGACCAGGcgccgcccagccccgccccccagccccgcagcccctAGGATGCCCCTCCGCCGCCTCCTCAAGTGGAGGGCCCCCTCGCGCCCCTGTCCACCTTCCTCCCGGTGTGTGCGCCCCTGGACGTTTAGCCAACGCCACTGCGCGCCCCGGGGCTCTCTACCCAGGAGCCCCCAAGCCCCACCCGCAGCACCTCCCACCTCCCGCGCGGTACGTCCACGCTTCTCTGACAACGCGGACCAGGCCGCCCTCCTGGTCCACCCGCTTGCCGGAGGCCACGAAGCCTGAGGAAGTTAGCTGGGTTGCCGGGGAGACCGGAAAGCGGGGAGCccggtgtggggggggggcgtacGGGGGGGAGCCTGGGGGGAAGGGGACGGAGGAGGGGAGGCGAGCCCGCGGGAGGGGCCGCCCGAGTGCCGGCTAA from Phyllostomus discolor isolate MPI-MPIP mPhyDis1 chromosome 1, mPhyDis1.pri.v3, whole genome shotgun sequence encodes:
- the TMEM271 gene encoding transmembrane protein 271, producing MERPEPLGRGHLSRRPHSRASLSPTLRSLGSPPYAPPPHRAPRFPVSPATQLTSSGFVASGKRVDQEGGLVRVVREAWTGAAAAAAGGGGCGLRRRRRRRRGPGRTREDEEEAGGPAARRREEAQAAGAAAGGGGRAGCGPARARRVKWSVRGACAALSSCLLLACALSAAAVGLKCFSLGSELRGEPFRLGAAAGAFYSGLLLAAGLSLLGAALLCCGPREAPLAGPGSGPGLRVSAAPGDSPEAAPGEPGAAAGPPGPVNSQNLLLLGVLVFMLGVLSAFAGAVIDGDTVSLVERKYSHYCLPPRAPAAAPGPAAAAPGPAPGAPRARSTLDSATSAKCRQLKDYQRGLVLSTVFNSLECLLGLLSLLLVKNYRSSQARRGRRGRRRGSRALARPRSGPGLRVQLPASRVRRGRRGRRGRRLQPRPSEASILSPEESDFAAPGDCVGFAANHAVSYINVGVSHASDEAGVEVCCGGHPSVELPGYAPSDPDLNASYPYCCRPPCEAARPWEPGRVC